In Brachypodium distachyon strain Bd21 chromosome 2, Brachypodium_distachyon_v3.0, whole genome shotgun sequence, one genomic interval encodes:
- the LOC100828889 gene encoding uncharacterized protein LOC100828889 — MEGGGKMGYGGGGGQHETARLLKALSRTVEPRNFGIGLVAGFLLVTCAYFSTANFDAIHIALMPSKNGIGSPLTAFDGSGHRLGPDLGAQDPEDALSKQGSKAEVLDTDDEFSRKMNLPASSGPDASMGDTGKEGEAFPGAPPNATAEGGGTLLPPLSSPEESTNSTQEQGVLEDEELQVQDAMAAAAANASKKISGGSNGSSSPASVIQSDPATIPAPAQQIPTPQLEVKAPPVEQIPPTPVQQQEVKATPVQLIPPTPEVKQTGSSSSEAAAARRRPWKPLCDFASNRRIDWCELDGDVRVHGANGTVTLVDAAMAAEEWRVKPYPRKADASAMRFVREITVRSTPPNSANAAPACTERHEGVPALVFSDRGYTGNYFHAYTDVILPLFLTARQYSGEVQFMVSDFQMWWIGKFMPVFKSLSNYPLIDLAADSRVHCFKHVQVGLTCHADFSIDPSRSPNGYSMVDFTKFMRQTYKLPRDLAAPINGARPRLLIIARARTRRFDNLAEIVRGAEKVGFEAVVSEGDHEVAPFAELSNTCDVMLGVHGAGLTNMIFLPTGGAVIQVVPLGGLEFVAGYFRGPAADMGLRYLEYRIAPAESSLSEQYPPDHPVFTDPEGVKSKGWDSLKEAYLDKQDVKLDMRRFRPLLKKAFAHVRANKKLQ; from the exons atggagggcGGTGGCAAGATGGgctacggcggcgggggcgggcaGCACGAGACGGCTCGGCTGCTCAAGGCGCTGAGCCGGACGGTGGAGCCGCGGAACTTCGGCAtcggcctcgtcgccggcttcCTCCTTGTCACCTGCGCATACTTCTCCACCGCCAACTTCGACGCCATCCACATCGCGCTCA TGCCTTCCAAGAACGGGATTGGCTCGCCGCTGACGGCCTTCGACGGCTCCGGGCACCGATTAG GTCCAGATTTGGGCGCACAGGACCCGGAGGACGCGCTCTCGAAGCAGGGGAGCAAGGCGGAGGTGCTCGACACAGACGACGAATTCAGCCGCAAGATGAATCTCCCCGCTTCTTCCGGGCCAG ATGCGTCAATGGGGGACACGGGGAAAGAAGGCGAGGCTTTTCCGGGGGCGCCGCCGAATGCCACCGCTGAAGGAGGCGgcactcttcttcctcccttgTCGTCGCCCGAGGAATCCACCAACAGCACGCAAGAACAAG GTGTTCttgaggacgaggagctgcaGGTGCAGGAtgccatggctgctgctgctgctaatgCTTCCAAGAAGATTAGCGGCGGCAGCAATGGCAGCAGCTCCCCGGCGTCGGTGATTCAGTCGGACCCTGCCACGATTCCTGCTCCTGCCCAGCAGATCCCAACACCTCAGCTGGAGGTCAAGGCTCCTCCAGTTGAGCAGATTCCTCCAACTCCAGTGCAGCAGCAAGAGGTCAAGGCAACTCCAGTTCAGCTGATTCCCCCTACCCCAGAGGTTAAGCAGACAG gttcttcttcttcagaagcggcggcggcgcggcggcggccatggaagCCGCTGTGCGACTTCGCGTCGAACCGGCGCATCGACTGGTGCGAGCTGGACGGCGACGTGCGCGTCCACGGCGCCAACGGCACCGTCACGCTCGTcgacgccgccatggccgccgaggaGTGGCGCGTGAAGCCGTACCCTCGCAAGGCCGACGCCAGCGCCATGCGCTTCGTGCGCGAGATCACCGTGCGCTCCACGCCGCCGAACTCCGCCAATGCCGCCCCCGCGTGCACGGAGCGGCACGAGGGCGTGCCGGCATTGGTGTTCTCGGACCGCGGCTACACGGGCAACTACTTCCACGCCTACACGGACGTGATCCTGCCGCTGTTCCTGACGGCCAGGCAGTACTCGGGCGAGGTCCAGTTCATGGTCTCCGACTTCCAGATGTGGTGGATCGGCAAGTTCATGCCGGTCTTCAAGTCCCTGTCCAATTATCCCCTcatcgacctcgccgccgacagCAGAGTACACTGCTTCAAGCACGTCCAGGTCGGGCTCACTTGCCACGCCGACTTCAGCATCGACCCTAGCCGGTCCCCCAACGGCTACTCCATGGTCGACTTCACCAAGTTCATGCGGCAGACATACAAGCTCCCCCGCGACCTCGCAGCCCCCATCAATGGCGCCCGGCCCCGGCTCCTCATAATCGCCCGTGCCAGAACACGCCGTTTCGATAACCTGGCCGAGATCGTGCGCGGAGCCGAGAAGGTCGGCTTTGAGGCCGTCGTGTCCGAAGGGGACCACGAGGTGGCGCCGTTCGCGGAGCTGTCGAACACCTGCGACGTCATGCTGGGCGTCCATGGCGCCGGGCTGACGAACATGATCTTCCTGCCGACCGGCGGCGCCGTGATCCAGGTGGTGCCGCTGGGCGGGCTGGAGTTCGTGGCCGGCTACTTCCGGGGCCCGGCGGCCGACATGGGGCTCCGGTACCTCGAGTACCGGATCGCCCCGGCGGAGAGCTCGCTGTCCGAGCAGTACCCGCCGGACCACCCCGTCTTCACCGACCCCGAAGGGGTCAAGAGCAAAGGATGGGACTCGCTCAAGGAGGCGTACCTTGACAAGCAGGATGTTAAGCTTGATATGAGGCGGTTCAGGCCGTTGCTCAAGAAGGCCTTCGCTCATGTCAGGGCCAACAAGAAGCTCCAGTGA